The following proteins are co-located in the Pedobacter sp. FW305-3-2-15-E-R2A2 genome:
- a CDS encoding TlpA disulfide reductase family protein: MNNIKKALTILPLAAIICSGTPSFAQNGKYLLKGNIAKATGKIYLGHELNGNQVTVDSAKVTNGEFVFKGAVKSPGFYSLSNKGLKYPIQFILENSAITVTKTADSLAMAQIKGSAAQDVYMGFYNGPWKEITATAGGIYGKLDKAEKAAKAAGTKVDSLTRAGIDQEFAALDKKNQQVVKDYVAKHPSSAGAAAIIYDRFIGYPNFPVAKELFAVLTKEAQQSAVGAMVTKSLATDAKTGKGKIAPAISMADKDGKIVKLSDFKGKYVLIDFWASWCGPCRKENPNVVAAYKKYHDKGFEVLGISLDSKKEAWLKAIEADGLTWTHVSELKGWQNTAATEYGVKAVPASFLIDPNGKVVGKDLRGEELNKTLAQLFK, encoded by the coding sequence ATGAATAACATCAAAAAAGCATTGACCATACTGCCACTTGCAGCAATCATCTGTTCGGGCACACCAAGCTTTGCTCAGAATGGCAAATACCTTTTAAAGGGAAACATTGCCAAAGCAACAGGTAAGATCTATCTGGGGCATGAGCTAAACGGCAATCAGGTAACGGTGGATTCCGCTAAAGTGACCAATGGTGAATTTGTATTCAAAGGAGCTGTTAAATCTCCGGGCTTTTACAGTCTGAGCAACAAGGGCCTGAAATACCCGATTCAATTTATCCTGGAAAATTCAGCAATTACGGTAACAAAAACAGCCGATAGTCTTGCGATGGCTCAGATCAAAGGATCTGCAGCTCAGGATGTATATATGGGTTTTTATAATGGCCCATGGAAAGAAATCACGGCAACAGCAGGTGGCATTTATGGTAAACTGGATAAAGCAGAAAAAGCAGCGAAAGCTGCCGGAACTAAAGTGGATTCATTGACACGTGCCGGAATTGATCAGGAATTTGCAGCCCTGGATAAAAAGAATCAGCAGGTAGTAAAAGACTACGTCGCTAAACATCCTTCCTCGGCGGGTGCTGCAGCGATTATTTACGATCGCTTTATCGGCTATCCCAACTTCCCTGTGGCCAAAGAGTTATTTGCCGTTTTAACGAAAGAAGCGCAACAATCTGCTGTCGGTGCGATGGTCACCAAATCCCTGGCAACTGATGCAAAAACGGGTAAAGGTAAAATTGCTCCTGCAATCAGCATGGCTGATAAAGATGGAAAGATCGTTAAGCTGTCTGATTTCAAAGGCAAGTATGTGCTGATCGATTTCTGGGCAAGCTGGTGTGGTCCTTGCAGAAAAGAGAATCCCAACGTAGTTGCTGCTTACAAAAAATACCATGACAAAGGATTTGAAGTTTTAGGCATCTCACTCGACTCTAAAAAAGAGGCCTGGTTAAAAGCAATTGAAGCAGACGGCTTAACCTGGACACACGTCTCTGAATTGAAAGGATGGCAAAATACTGCAGCTACAGAATACGGTGTAAAAGCAGTACCTGCCAGTTTCCTGATTGATCCAAATGGAAAAGTCGTAGGAAAAGATTTAAGAGGAGAAGAACTGAATAAAACTTTAGCCCAGTTGTTTAAATAA